DNA from Longimicrobium sp.:
AAGTCGTCGTTCTCGTGCAGCCGCATCGCCACCAGCCGAGCCCCCTCCAGCCGCCCCTCCACCCGCTGCCACAGGAGGAGGAGGATGTTCTCCGTGGTGGGCACCAGCCCGCCGGGCGCGAACTCGGGCACGGCGTGGTTGAGGTGCTGGTGGTCGAGCGGCTCCACCACCTCCTCGCGCAGCACCCGGTCCAGCGCGCCCAGCTCCACGGCGAACCCGGTGAGGGGATCCACGGTACCCTGTATGGAGACCTCGAGCAGATAATTGTGGCCGTGCCCGTGCGGATTGCTGCACGGCCCAAAGACCTCGCGGTTGCGCTCGTCGCTCCACTCCGGGCGGTGGTAGCGGTGCGCGGCGCAGAAGCGCACGCGCCGCGTTAGGACCATCTGCTGCATGGAATCTGTACGGACGAGGTGTAAAGAAAGTTCACAAAATTGTACCCGTATCGGCCGGGCGACACAAGCGCGGCTGTGCGAAGCGGGGCACATCCCTTGCGTTTCGGGTCCTGTGCCGCACACGTTTTCCACCCTGTTGACGCCCTCAAACATCGATGGCTGTACTCTCCCCGGCTTCTTCGGAGCCGTCGCCGTTCCATTCCGCCTCCCGCGGTCCGCACTCGCTCTCGTCACACTCAGGAGCGGTATCCGCGCACGCGGGCGGGGCGACGGTGCTCATCGCCGAAGACCACGAGGACAGCCGCGACGCGCTGTGCACGCTGCTGGAGGCCTTTGGCTACCAGGTGCACCTGGCGGCGAACGGGTACGAGGCGGTGGCGGAAGCGCGCGCCATCCGGCCGGACCTGATCCTGATGGACATGATGATGCCGGGGATGGACGGGCTGGAGGCCACCCGCACCCTGCGCTCCGACC
Protein-coding regions in this window:
- a CDS encoding 6-carboxytetrahydropterin synthase, whose product is MQQMVLTRRVRFCAAHRYHRPEWSDERNREVFGPCSNPHGHGHNYLLEVSIQGTVDPLTGFAVELGALDRVLREEVVEPLDHQHLNHAVPEFAPGGLVPTTENILLLLWQRVEGRLEGARLVAMRLHENDDFFVEYRGPR
- a CDS encoding response regulator encodes the protein MLIAEDHEDSRDALCTLLEAFGYQVHLAANGYEAVAEARAIRPDLILMDMMMPGMDGLEATRTLRSDPDFPRIPIVAVTAMEGARDRVLAAGCDDWVAKPLDIRSFLARLPVWLAPSGAGE